One region of Triticum aestivum cultivar Chinese Spring chromosome 6B, IWGSC CS RefSeq v2.1, whole genome shotgun sequence genomic DNA includes:
- the LOC123136479 gene encoding cold-responsive protein kinase 1, producing MGCSPFFCYKSGATRQQISTHTEDLPGDINTIRYTYKELARATENFNPSNKIGEGGFGSVYKGRLRNGKLIAVKVLSVESRQGLKEFLNELMSISNISHGNLVSLYGYCVEGNQRILVYNYLENNSLAQTLLGSGRSNIQFNWRSRVNICLGIARGLAYLHDDVNPHIVHRDIKASNILLDKDLTPKISDFGLAKLLPPNASHISTRVAGTLGYLAPEYAIRGQVTRKSDVYSFGVLLLEIVSGRSNTSSRLPYEDQILLEKFPEVTNGVLLLQTWMYYEQGDLAKIIDSSAGDDLDIEQACRFLKVGLLCTQDVTRHRPTMSTVVSMLTGEKDVDSEKISKPATISDFMDLKIRSMRRENNIAFASSSTLLSTIMAHSSPLLSQETTQASITFTAISERE from the exons ATGGGTTGTTCTCCTTTCTTCTGCTATAAAAGTGGGGCAACACGCCAGCAAATTTCTACGCATACTGAAG ACCTCCCTGGTGATATTAATACAATAAGATACACTTATAAGGAGCTAGCAAGGGCAACAGAAAATTTTAACCCATCCAACAAGATTGGTGAGGGGGGTTTTGGATCTGTATATAAG GGGCGGCTAAGGAATGGAAAACTTATTGCTGTCAAGGTGTTATCTGTAGAATCAAGACAAGGACTAAAGGAGTTTCTGAATGAACTGATGTCAATTTCCAACATATCTCATGGCAATCTTGTCAGCCTTTATGGCTATTGTGTGGAAGGAAACCAGAGGATCCTTGTCTACAATTACCTTGAGAATAATAGCCTTGCACAAACACTTCTAG GTTCTGGCCGCAGCAATATCCAGTTCAATTGGAGAAGTAGAGTAAATATTTGCCTTGGTATCGCCCGAGGATTAGCATACCTCCATGATGATGTCAATCCCCACATTGTTCATCGGGATATCAAAGCAAGCAATATACTTCTTGATAAGGATCTCACCCCCAAAATTTCTGATTTCGGTTTAGCAAAGCTTCTACCTCCAAATGCGTCACATATTAGCACACGGGTTGCAGGAACATT AGGTTACTTGGCTCCTGAGTACGCCATTCGAGGACAAGTGACACGGAAGTCAGATGTTTATAGTTTTGGTGTTTTGCTTCTGGAAATAGTCAGTGGGAGATCCAACACCAGTTCAAGATTACCCTATGAAGATCAGATACTTCTGGAAAAG TTCCCAGAGGTTACCAACGGGGTTCTCCTCTTGCAGACATGGATGTATTATGAGCAGGGAGATTTGGCGAAAATCATAGACAGTTCTGCGGGTGATGATTTGGATATTGAACAAGCCTGCAGGTTCCTGAAAGTTGGACTTCTCTGTACACAAGATGTCACAAGACATCGACCCACTATGTCAACTGTCGTCAGCATGCTAACAGGCGAAAAGGATGTTGACTCGGAGAAGATCAGCAAGCCCGCTACAATTAGCGACTTTATGGACCTTAAGATCAGGAGCATGAGGAGAGAAAATAACATTGCTTTCGCTTCATCCTCCACGTTGCTATCCACTATCATGGCACACTCTTCTCCTTTGTTGTCACAAGAGACGACACAAGCCTCCATAACATTCACCGCAATATCAGAGCGTGAGTGA